A single region of the Austwickia chelonae genome encodes:
- a CDS encoding HAD family hydrolase yields MKIDRTTTGSGISFPELLPTSEGRHLVAIDLDGTTLHHDGSLSRTVIDAVAEAQEDGHDIVIATGRSLIATVPVATALGLEDNYLVCSNGAVTAVLDADEPGGARLLTVQTFDPGPALSVLRDAWPDAQMAVEEVGAGFKVSGEFDGTEDLEGQIRVVDWDELVSTPTTRVTFRSATGTAEDFLGLVERIGLHGVNYAVGFTAWLDIAPEGISKASGLTGVARLLGSDLSRTVAVGDQRNDLEMLQWATCGVAMGNAPAEVRAVADLVTAHVDDDGLAMVLRALPPGCAEERCA; encoded by the coding sequence ATGAAGATCGACCGTACGACGACCGGTTCCGGGATCTCCTTCCCCGAACTCCTACCGACCTCCGAGGGGCGGCACCTGGTCGCCATCGACCTGGACGGCACGACCCTGCACCACGACGGTTCCTTGTCCCGCACCGTGATCGATGCCGTCGCCGAGGCCCAGGAGGACGGACACGACATCGTGATCGCCACCGGGCGATCCCTGATCGCCACGGTACCGGTGGCCACCGCGCTGGGGCTGGAGGACAACTACCTGGTCTGCAGCAATGGCGCAGTCACCGCGGTCCTGGACGCCGACGAACCCGGCGGCGCTCGCCTGCTCACCGTGCAGACCTTCGATCCAGGCCCGGCGCTGTCAGTACTGCGGGACGCCTGGCCGGACGCCCAGATGGCCGTGGAAGAGGTCGGTGCCGGCTTCAAGGTCAGTGGGGAATTCGACGGCACCGAGGACCTGGAGGGGCAGATCCGGGTGGTGGACTGGGACGAACTGGTGTCGACCCCGACCACCCGGGTGACCTTTCGCAGCGCTACCGGCACTGCTGAGGACTTCCTGGGGCTCGTGGAACGGATCGGATTGCACGGGGTGAACTATGCGGTGGGTTTCACCGCTTGGCTGGACATCGCCCCCGAGGGCATCAGCAAGGCCTCAGGGCTGACCGGGGTCGCCCGGCTGCTGGGCAGCGATCTGTCTCGCACGGTTGCTGTAGGTGATCAGCGCAATGACTTGGAGATGTTGCAGTGGGCGACCTGTGGGGTCGCGATGGGCAATGCCCCGGCGGAGGTGCGGGCGGTCGCCGACCTGGTGACTGCTCATGTCGACGACGACGGCTTGGCGATGGTCCTGCGGGCTCTTCCGCCGGGCTGCGCAGAAGAACGCTGCGCCTGA